The Eriocheir sinensis breed Jianghai 21 chromosome 54, ASM2467909v1, whole genome shotgun sequence genome includes a region encoding these proteins:
- the LOC126983677 gene encoding solute carrier family 35 member F6-like isoform X2 produces MAWSKKQIALAFLMVVTGSINTLSTKWADEIEAENSAGEVTHFVHPYFQTEGMFIGEMLCMLTFYIMRCYERRQRRDNVEMSPSTQQVTNFPKQIFLVPALCDTIATSTMYLGLTLTYASSFQMLRGAVIVFTGLLSVAFLGRKIMWYQWLGIVTVIAGLVIVGVSDFIGTSVEGYTTNGIITGDLLIIAAQVITATQMVVEEKFVTKHDVPPLLAVGWEGVFGFIMMTILLVPFDFINGGIFAQNPSGTLEDIPDAFYQIGTTPILLAPILGNIISIAFFNFAGISVTKELSATTRMVLDSVRTLVVWAFSLIIKWQKFQYLQPIGFFVLIIGMTLYNDIIILPFCRARGWVKPDPVPEDTEPVIQPSSSSSSGRFGEGAEKKGVDNLDSTVEVM; encoded by the exons ATGGCCTGGAGCAAGAAACAAATAGCCCTGGCCTTCCTGATGGTGGTCACAGGCTCCATTAATACGCTGAGCACCAA aTGGGCGGACGAGATCGAGGCGGAGAATTCGGCGGGGGAGGTGACCCACTTCGTCCACCCATACTTCCAGACCGAGGGCATGTTTATCGGCGAGATGCTGT GTATGTTGACGTTCTACATCATGAGGTGTTATGAGCGGAGGCAGCGACGAGATAATGTGGAGATGTCGCCTTCCACTCAACAA GTCACCAACTTCCCCAAACAAATCTTCCTGGTGCCGGCGCTCTGTGACACCATCGCCACCTCCACCATGTACCTCGGACTTACCCTCACGTACGCCAGCTCCTTCCAGATGTTGAGAG GCGCCGTCATCGTCTTCACTGGCCTTCTCTCGGTGGCGTTCCTGGGGCGTAAGATCATGTGGTACCAGTGGCTTGGCATCGTAACTGTCATCGCCGGCTTGGTCATCGTCGGCGTCTCGGACTTCATCGGCACCAGCGTCGAGGGATACACCACCAATGGGATCATAACTG GTGACCTCCTCATCATCGCAGCCCAGGTGATCACGGCGACacagatggtggtggaggagaagttTGTGACCAAGCATGACGTCCCTCCCCTGCTGGCTGTCGGctgggaag GTGTGTTCGGCTTCATCATGATGACCATCCTTCTCGTCCCTTTCGACTTCATCAACGGTGGAATCTTCGCGCAGAACCCCAGCGGCACACTTGAGGATATCCCCGACGCTTTCTATCAGATTGGCACCACCCCCATCCTCCTCGCACCCATCCTTG GCAACATCATCAGTATCGCATTCTTCAACTTCGCCGGCATTAGCGTGACGAAGGAACTCTCTGCCACGACGAGGATGGTGTTGGACTCGGTGCGGACGCTGGTGGTGTGGGCGTTTTCCCTCATCATCAAGTGGCAGAAATTCCAGTACCTGCAG cCGATTGGTTTCTTCGTCCTTATTATTGGCATGACGCTCTACAACGACATCATAATCCTGCCGTTCTGCCGTGCGAGAGGATGGGTGAAGCCCGACCCCGTACCAGAGGACACCGAGCCCGTCATCCagccctcatcctcctcatcctcgggCAG GTTTGGCGAGGGCGCGGAAAAGAAGGGCGTCGACAACCTGGACAGCACAGTGGAGGTGATGTAG
- the LOC126983677 gene encoding solute carrier family 35 member F6-like isoform X3 produces the protein MAWSKKQIALAFLMVVTGSINTLSTKWADEIEAENSAGEVTHFVHPYFQTEGMFIGEMLCMLTFYIMRCYERRQRRDNVEMSPSTQQVTNFPKQIFLVPALCDTIATSTMYLGLTLTYASSFQMLRGAVIVFTGLLSVAFLGRKIMWYQWLGIVTVIAGLVIVGVSDFIGTSVEGYTTNGIITGDLLIIAAQVITATQMVVEEKFVTKHDVPPLLAVGWEGVFGFIMMTILLVPFDFINGGIFAQNPSGTLEDIPDAFYQIGTTPILLAPILGNIISIAFFNFAGISVTKELSATTRMVLDSVRTLVVWAFSLIIKWQKFQYLQPIGFFVLIIGMTLYNDIIILPFCRARGWVKPDPVPEDTEPVIQPSSSSSSGRFGEGAEKKGVDNLDSTVEVM, from the exons ATGGCCTGGAGCAAGAAACAAATAGCCCTGGCCTTCCTGATGGTGGTCACAGGCTCCATTAATACGCTGAGCACCAA aTGGGCGGACGAGATCGAGGCGGAGAATTCGGCGGGGGAGGTGACCCACTTCGTCCACCCATACTTCCAGACCGAGGGCATGTTTATCGGCGAGATGCTGT GTATGTTGACGTTCTACATCATGAGGTGTTATGAGCGGAGGCAGCGACGAGATAATGTGGAGATGTCGCCTTCCACTCA GCAGGTCACCAACTTCCCCAAACAAATCTTCCTGGTGCCGGCGCTCTGTGACACCATCGCCACCTCCACCATGTACCTCGGACTTACCCTCACGTACGCCAGCTCCTTCCAGATGTTGAGAG GCGCCGTCATCGTCTTCACTGGCCTTCTCTCGGTGGCGTTCCTGGGGCGTAAGATCATGTGGTACCAGTGGCTTGGCATCGTAACTGTCATCGCCGGCTTGGTCATCGTCGGCGTCTCGGACTTCATCGGCACCAGCGTCGAGGGATACACCACCAATGGGATCATAACTG GTGACCTCCTCATCATCGCAGCCCAGGTGATCACGGCGACacagatggtggtggaggagaagttTGTGACCAAGCATGACGTCCCTCCCCTGCTGGCTGTCGGctgggaag GTGTGTTCGGCTTCATCATGATGACCATCCTTCTCGTCCCTTTCGACTTCATCAACGGTGGAATCTTCGCGCAGAACCCCAGCGGCACACTTGAGGATATCCCCGACGCTTTCTATCAGATTGGCACCACCCCCATCCTCCTCGCACCCATCCTTG GCAACATCATCAGTATCGCATTCTTCAACTTCGCCGGCATTAGCGTGACGAAGGAACTCTCTGCCACGACGAGGATGGTGTTGGACTCGGTGCGGACGCTGGTGGTGTGGGCGTTTTCCCTCATCATCAAGTGGCAGAAATTCCAGTACCTGCAG cCGATTGGTTTCTTCGTCCTTATTATTGGCATGACGCTCTACAACGACATCATAATCCTGCCGTTCTGCCGTGCGAGAGGATGGGTGAAGCCCGACCCCGTACCAGAGGACACCGAGCCCGTCATCCagccctcatcctcctcatcctcgggCAG GTTTGGCGAGGGCGCGGAAAAGAAGGGCGTCGACAACCTGGACAGCACAGTGGAGGTGATGTAG
- the LOC126983677 gene encoding solute carrier family 35 member F6-like isoform X1 encodes MGWTRKQILLAVLLVVTGSINTLSTKWADEIEAENSAGEVTHFVHPYFQTEGMFIGEMLCMLTFYIMRCYERRQRRDNVEMSPSTQQVTNFPKQIFLVPALCDTIATSTMYLGLTLTYASSFQMLRGAVIVFTGLLSVAFLGRKIMWYQWLGIVTVIAGLVIVGVSDFIGTSVEGYTTNGIITGDLLIIAAQVITATQMVVEEKFVTKHDVPPLLAVGWEGVFGFIMMTILLVPFDFINGGIFAQNPSGTLEDIPDAFYQIGTTPILLAPILGNIISIAFFNFAGISVTKELSATTRMVLDSVRTLVVWAFSLIIKWQKFQYLQPIGFFVLIIGMTLYNDIIILPFCRARGWVKPDPVPEDTEPVIQPSSSSSSGRFGEGAEKKGVDNLDSTVEVM; translated from the exons atgGGGTGGACAAGGAAGCAGATTTTGTTGGCTGTCCTCTTGGTGGTGACCGGATCCATTAACACACTGTCCACAaa aTGGGCGGACGAGATCGAGGCGGAGAATTCGGCGGGGGAGGTGACCCACTTCGTCCACCCATACTTCCAGACCGAGGGCATGTTTATCGGCGAGATGCTGT GTATGTTGACGTTCTACATCATGAGGTGTTATGAGCGGAGGCAGCGACGAGATAATGTGGAGATGTCGCCTTCCACTCAACAA GTCACCAACTTCCCCAAACAAATCTTCCTGGTGCCGGCGCTCTGTGACACCATCGCCACCTCCACCATGTACCTCGGACTTACCCTCACGTACGCCAGCTCCTTCCAGATGTTGAGAG GCGCCGTCATCGTCTTCACTGGCCTTCTCTCGGTGGCGTTCCTGGGGCGTAAGATCATGTGGTACCAGTGGCTTGGCATCGTAACTGTCATCGCCGGCTTGGTCATCGTCGGCGTCTCGGACTTCATCGGCACCAGCGTCGAGGGATACACCACCAATGGGATCATAACTG GTGACCTCCTCATCATCGCAGCCCAGGTGATCACGGCGACacagatggtggtggaggagaagttTGTGACCAAGCATGACGTCCCTCCCCTGCTGGCTGTCGGctgggaag GTGTGTTCGGCTTCATCATGATGACCATCCTTCTCGTCCCTTTCGACTTCATCAACGGTGGAATCTTCGCGCAGAACCCCAGCGGCACACTTGAGGATATCCCCGACGCTTTCTATCAGATTGGCACCACCCCCATCCTCCTCGCACCCATCCTTG GCAACATCATCAGTATCGCATTCTTCAACTTCGCCGGCATTAGCGTGACGAAGGAACTCTCTGCCACGACGAGGATGGTGTTGGACTCGGTGCGGACGCTGGTGGTGTGGGCGTTTTCCCTCATCATCAAGTGGCAGAAATTCCAGTACCTGCAG cCGATTGGTTTCTTCGTCCTTATTATTGGCATGACGCTCTACAACGACATCATAATCCTGCCGTTCTGCCGTGCGAGAGGATGGGTGAAGCCCGACCCCGTACCAGAGGACACCGAGCCCGTCATCCagccctcatcctcctcatcctcgggCAG GTTTGGCGAGGGCGCGGAAAAGAAGGGCGTCGACAACCTGGACAGCACAGTGGAGGTGATGTAG
- the LOC126983676 gene encoding tubulin beta chain-like, protein MREIVHLQAGQCGNQIGSKFWEVISDEHGIDPVGQFVPEGEHSDMRLERINVYYNEASGGRYVPRAVLVDLEPGTMEAVRSGPIGRIFRPDNFVFGQSGAGNNWAKGHYTEGAELVDSVMDVVRKEAENCDCLQGFQLTHSLGGGTGSGMGTLLISKIREEYPDRIMNTFSVIPSPKVSDTVVEPYNATLSVHQLVENTDDTFCIDNEALYDICFRTLKLASPSYGDLNHLVSVTMSGVTTCLRFPGQLNADLRKLAVNMVPFPRLHFFMPGFAPLTSRGSQSYRALTVPELTQQMFDSKNMMTACDPRHGRYLTVAAIFRGKMSMKEVDEQMLSVQNKNSGYFVEWIPNNVKVAVCDIPPKGLTMSATFIGNSTSIQEIFKRISEQFTAMFRRKAFLHWYTGEGMDEMEFTEAESNMNDLVSEYQQYQEASADDEDYVDEEGMGGEEEEAGGVMEETPQ, encoded by the exons TTCTGGGAGGTGATAAGCGACGAGCATGGCATTGACCCCGTCGGCCAGTTCGTGCCTGAGGGAGAGCACAGCGATATGCGCCTGGAGAGGATCAACGTCTACTACAACGAAGCCTCAG GCGGCCGGTACGTGCCCCGCGCCGTGCTGGTGGACCTGGAGCCGGGTACGATGGAGGCCGTGCGCTCGGGGCCCATCGGGAGGATATTCCGGCCGGACAATTTCGTCTTCGGCCAGAGCGGtgcag GCAACAACTGGGCGAAGGGTCACTACACAGAGGGCGCCGAGCTGGTGGACTCCGTGATGGACGTGgtgaggaaggaagcagagaactGTGACTGTCTCCAGGGCTTCCAACTGACCCACTCCCTCGGCGGCGGCACGGGGTCAGGCATGGGCACACTCCTCATCTCCAAGATCCGCGAGGAGTACCCAGACAGGATCATGAACACCTTCTCCGTCATACCCAGTCCTAAG GTCTCCGATACCGTGGTAGAGCCTTATAATGCCACCCTGTCCGTGCATCAGCTGGTAGAGAACACTGATGACACATTCTGTATTGATAACGAGGCGCTCTACGACATCTGCTTCAGGACGCTCAAGCTTGCCTCGCCCTCCTACGGGGATCTCAACCATCTCGTGTCG gtgaccATGTCCGGCGTGACCACATGCCTGCGGTTCCCGGGTCAACTGAACGCTGACCTCCGGAAGCTGGCGGTCAACATGGTGCCCTTCCCGAGACTGCACTTCTTCATGCCCGGGTTTGCGCCCCTCACCTCACGGGG GTCCCAGAGTTACCGCGCCCTCACCGTGCCCGAGCTGACCCAACAGATGTTCGACAGCAAGAACATGATGACCGCGTGTGACCCCCGCCACGGCCGCTACCTGACTGTGGCCGCAATTTTCAGGGGCAAGATGTCCATGAAGGAGGTGGACGAGCAGATGCTGAGTGTGCAGAACAAGAACTCGGg gtactTCGTTGAATGGATCCCCAACAACGTGAAGGTAGCCGTGTGCGATATCCCTCCCAAAGGTCTTACGATGTCCGCCACCTTCATCGGAAACTCCACGTCCATTCAGGAGATTTTCAAG CGCATCTCCGAGCAGTTCACCGCCATGTTCCGCCGCAAAGCCTTCCTCCACTGGTACACGGGGGAGGGAATGGACGAGATGGAGTTCACGGAGGCGGAGAGCAACATGAACGACTTGGTTAGCGAGTATCAGCAGTACCAGGAGGCCTCTGCTGACGACGAGGACTACGTGGACGAGGAGGGCATGggcggcgaggaagaggaggcggggggAGTCATGGAGGAGACCCCGCAGTGA